TCCCCGCCACCTCGTCCCCCACTCCTACCCGCTCCCCGTCCCCGACGGCCACCCCCATCCCCCCCTCCTCCACCCCCACGCCCACCCCACCCCCCTCCCCCATCTACCTCCCCCTCGCCCTCCGCGAATCCTGCCCCCGCGCCCAACGCCGCGCCGACGTCATCCTCGTCGTCGACGCCTCCACCAGCATGCTCGACCGCGACGCCGCCGGCACCGTCAAGCTCACCGCCGCCGTCGAAGCCGCCCGCACCTTCCTCGGCCTCCTCGCCCTCGACCCCGCCGCACCCACCACCGACCAAGCCGCCCTCGTCGCCTTCAACGCCGATGCCACCCTCCTCCAGCCCCTCACCGCCGACCGCGCCGCCCTCGACGCCGCCTTCACCCGCATCGCACCGTCCGTGCAGACCTGCCTCGTATGCGCCGTCGAAGCCGCCGCCACCGAGCTGGCCTCGTCCCGCCACCGCACCGCCAACACCCCCGCCGTCGTACTCCTCACCGACGGCCGCGCCAACCCCCGCCCGGCCTCCGAAGCCGTCGCCGCCGCGGCCACCGCCAAGGCCGACGGCCTGATCTTCTTCACCGTCGCCCTCGGCGACGACGTCGACGCCGAAGCGCTCGCCGCTATCGCCGCGCCCGCCGGCCGGTTCTTCCGCTCCGCGGACGGCAGCGGGCTCACCGATATCTATGCGGAGGTGGCGGTGTCGATTCCGTGTCCGGTCGGGTCGTACTGGGGGAAGCGGTAGCCGTGTTGGGGTCAACGGCGAGGTCAACGGCGAGGTCAACGGCAAGCAAGGTCAACGGCAAGCAAGGCCAACGGCTGAAGCCGTCGCTGAGGGTGGCGCACAGCGCCACCACGCGCCTGCCTTCGCAGGCGCCAAGACCAGTCGGGCACCTCGGGCACTTACGGCATCTACCTGGCCATCGCTTTTCGATGCGCCCGACCGCATCAGGCTGCGGCACCCGGTACGTCGCGTGCCGGCACTTCCGATGCGGGGGGTCCAGGGGGGCGCTACGCCCCCTGGCCGGGGTGCAGGGGCCAGGCGGCCCCTGCGGAAAGAGTGCACGAACCCAAAATGCCCCGACCCCAACCAGCCCCGCCCGCCGGCCCTGCACCTCCGTTGACCCACTCCCCCCCCGCGCTACAATAGCCGCCCGCGCGCATCGCCCACGCTCCCCGCCACACCCCGTGCTGCCCGCCCCGGCCCGGCCCAGCCCCCGCACAGCCCACGAGGAGGCGCAATGTCGCGCTCGCCCATCGCCGCGCCCATCGCCGCGCCTACCGCCGCTCCCATCGCCGCGCCCGCCGCCCTGCTGGCGGTCGTGCTGCTCGCCGCCGCCCACACCCTGTCCGGCGCCCCTGATGCGCGCGCCGCCCGACTGGCCGACGTATGCGGCGCCCTCGCCGGCAACACCACCTGGACCGCCGCCGGCGGACCGTACGTCACCACGTGCGACATCGCGATTCCCGCCGGCGCCACGCTGACCATCGAGGCCGGAACCATCGTCCAGCTCGGCACCAGCCACAAGATCGACGTCAGCGGCGTCCTGAACGTCGCCGGCACCTCCGAGCAGCCCGTGCGCTTCGAGAAGGCCGGCACACAGCCGTGGGGCAGCATCCAACTTCGGACCGGCAGCGGGCCGTCGACCATCACAAATGCGGACATCGGCGGCGGCGGCGCGCTGCGCAAGGAGATGCTCGGCATCGAAACCGACCTCGCGACGATCACCCGCACCAACATCCACGATACCGCCGGCGTCGGCGTCGAAATCCGTACCGGCGCATCGCCCACACTGCTGGACAACCTCTTCGTCCGCGCCAGCACGCCCAGCGCCCAGCCCAGCGCCGCGCTGCGCATCCTCGGGGCATCCAAGGCCGAAGTGCGCGGCAACCGCTTCGAGAGCAACCAACAGTACCCGATCTACCTCGACGGCGCCGCCAACGCCCTCCTATCGGGCAACCGCTTCGAGTACAACGCCTACAACGCCGTCCTCGTCGCCGGCCACTTCACCGGCCAGACAACCCTCCACAACCTCGGCCCGCGCCGCTACGCCTACCACGTCCGCAACCCGCTCTCTGTCCGCAGCGGCGCAGAGCTGACCATCGCCCCCGGCGCAACCCTCCACTTCTTCAGCGGCAGCGGCCTCGCCGTCGAAGGCACGCTCCGGGCGATCGGGCAGCCGGGCCGCGAGATCCTCTTCAGCGGCGTCGGCGACCCCGGCCCACCCGGCAAGTGGGGCCAGCTCCGCTTCGCCGACAGCAGCACGGACTTCGACGCACCTTCCTCCACCGGGTCCCGCCTAGAGCACGCCATCCTCGAATGGGCCGGCTTCGACCCCAGCGGCGCCCTCCTCATCCAGCGCAGCTCGCCCCGGATCGCCTACGTGACCGTCCGGAACAGCGGCAGCCGCGGCGTCACCGTCGAGGGCGACGGCGCGCAGCCCGAACTCCTCGGACTGCACATCCACGACTGCATCGCCGAAACGAGCGGCATCGGCCTGCAGGTGCGGGCCGGCGCGCGCCCGACGCTCCGCTTCTCGACGATCGAGGGCAACTGGCTGGGCGTCGATGTCCGCGCCGGCGCCGTCCCGAACCTGAACGGCCACAACCGCCTGATCGGCAACGCCACGTTTGCGGTCCGCGCCGACGACATCGACACCGTCTGCGTCCCCGCCCGCGCCAACGACTGGGGCGCGCCCGATGGCCCCCGCGACGGCTCGACGCGCCCCGACGCCTGCGACGCCGCCGGTGCGGACCATGCCGGCGCCGGCCAGCTCGTGACGGACGGCGTGGACTACACGCAGTGGGTCGGACAACTACTTACACCCTCCATCACCAGCCCGCGCTGCGGCCAGATCGCCGACCCCCGCCCCACCCTGTCCGGCGACGGGCCGGCGGACAGCACCGTCATCCTCTTCGACGGCGGCGCGGAGATCGGCCGCACGACGACAGCCGCCGTCGGCGCCGAGGGCGTCGCCCCGTGGACCCTCACCCCGACCCGCGACCTCGCCCCGGGCGGCCACGCGCTGCAGGCCCGCGCCGAGAACGCCGCCGGCGGCAGCGCGCCGTCCGAGGTCCTCGGCGTCGTCATCGACCCGGAGTCCATCCTGCTCGGCGACCGGATCGCGATGCGCCAGACGCTCGAGGGCACGCGCTACAGCCAGCCGTACGCCAGCGGCGGCGGCTGCGCCGTCGTCAGCGACGACAGCGCTTGGCAGGTGTCCATGCACCCCGGCGCGCCGCTCGAACTCCAGTTGGGCGCCCGCTGTCCGTCCGGCGGCACCGTTACGGCGCGCTACCGGGACGCGGACGTGCCGCTCCAGCCCGGCGACAACGGCCTCTGGACCGGCACGCTGGACATGGCCGACGGGGGAGCGCTCCAGGTGACGGCCACGTGCGGCACCCGGCGCCAGAGCGTCGACCTCGGCACGGTGCAGGTCGCCCTGAACGGCTTCGTCCACGACGCGTTCTACGGCGTCGACCGGCGCGTCCAGGGCGCCAAGGTCACGCTCTACCGCTTCGATGCGGCCATCAACAACTTTCGGGTCTGGAAGGCGTCCGACCACGGCGATCAGACGAACCCGCAAACCACCGGCTTCCTCGGCTGGTACGGCTTCTACCCGCCACCCGGCCGCTACCGCGCCGTCGTCAGCGCGTCCGGCTACGCCCAGTTCATCGCGCCGGAAGTGCCGCTCGTCGGCCAGCCGTACCACGTGAACGTCGCGCTGCAGCCGCTGGCGACGCCGCGCCCGAAACCGGCGGCCATCGTCTACCTGCCGCTCGTGCAGCGATTGGCCACCCGGCCGTGATGAGCCCGATCGCCCGTCGCTTTTTCGGCTGCGGGCTGCCGTTCGTCCTCGCCGTCGGAGCGCTCGCCACGTGCGGCCTTCTCTTCTTCAGCAGCCGCGTCGTCATCCACATGGTCACGATGCCGGACGACGGGATGGCGCCGCTGCTCGAGAAGGGCGACGAGGTCTTCACGACGAACACCCTGATCTGGTCGTCCGAACCGCTGCGCGGCATGGTCGCATGCCTCGACCGGCCGGAAGGCTTCACGTTCCGCCGCATCGTCGCGCTGCCGGGCGACCGCGTGGCCGTCGCGGGCGGGATCGTCCTCGTCGACGGCGTGCCGCACGACCCCGCCCGGAACAAGCGCGGCACCGGGCCCGACCAGCCGGAGATCACGCTGGCCGCGGGGCAGTACTTCGTCGTCGCCGACGACCGTGATGCCGCGGACAGCCGGCAGTGGGGGGCGATCGCGCGGAGCGACCTCGTCGGAGAACCGCAGTACTACAACCGGAGCGGCGTCGGCAATCGGATCCTCTTGGGCCGCACCGGGGGCACCGGCATCGACCGCGACTGGCTCGTCGGCCCCGAGCAGGTCAAGCGCAGCGCCGCCGCCACCGCAACCGCCGAGGCCGAGCGCCGCCCGTGACGGCCGCCCTTCACCGGCCGCCGCCCCGCCACCTCGACGACACGCTGGCCGCGCCGCCGACCCTGGCCGAGGCCGCGCGCGCCGACACCGCCGCCCAGGTGAAGGCGGCGGCCGAGTCGGGCGACATGGACGAGGCGTTCCGGCTCGTGGCGACGGCGCTCGAGGCGCGCGACATCGAAACCGTCGCGGCGTCCCTCTCCGCACTGCGCCCGCCGGACCGCGTCGACGTCTTCGAGAACTTCGACCTCGACGACCAGCGACAGATCATCGACGAGCTGGACGACGAGGAGGCGGCCGAGATCCTCGAGGAGCTCGACGACGAGGAGGCGGCCGAGGTCGCCGAGGGCCTCTCGACGGAGCAGTTGGCGCCGATCCTCGACCTCATGGAGTCCGACGAGGCGGCCGACCTGCTGAACGACCTGCCGCCGGCCCAGATGGCCGAGTTGCTCGAGGGGATGGACGACGCGGCCGAGGCCGAGGTCCGGACATTGCTCGGGCACCTGGACGACACCGCCGGCGGCCGGATGACGCGCGACTTCGTCGCGCTCGCCGCAGACGACACCGTGGCGGCGTCGATCGAACGGCTGCGCGCGCTCGAGCCGGGCGAGGAGGCGGCGTACTACCTCTACGTCGGCGACGCCGAGGGCCTTCTCGTCGGGATCGTCAGCTTGCGCCAGATCATCGTCGCCCCGCCGCGCGCGCGGATCGGCGATCTCATGCATCCGGACGTCATCCGCGTGCACGTCGGTGACGACCAGGAGGCGGCGGCGCAGCTGATGCAGCGCTACGACCTGCTGGCGCTCCCGGTCGTCGACGCGCACGATCGCCTCGTCGGCGTGATCACGCACGATGACCTCGTCGACGTCCTCGCCGAGGAGGCCACGGAGGACATGTTCCGCCTCGTCGGCCTCGACGAGGACGAGCGCGCGGACGACGGCATCTTCACGTCCGTCAAGAACCGGCTGCCGTGGCTCGCGCTCAACCTCGTGACGCAGCTGGCGCTCGTCGCCGTGCTCGCCGGCTTCCAGGGAACGCTGGACAAGGTCGTCATCCTGTCCCTCCTGTTCCCGCTCGTCACCGGCAACGGCGGCAACGTCGGCGCGCAGACGACGACGCTCGTCGTTCGTTCCCTGGCCCTCGGCGAGATCGATCGGCAGCAGATCGGGCGGTTGCTGGGCAAGGAGGTGGCGCAGGGGCTGATCAACGGCATGGCGATCGGCCTGCTGGCGGGCGTCGTGGCGCTGCTGATGAACCACTTCGTCGTCAGCACGCCGGTGTCGCCCGCGCTGATCGGCGGCGCCGTGTTCCTGGCGATGGCGCTCAACCTGGCCGCCGGCGGCCTGGCCGGCGTCGTCATGCCGCTCACGCTCGAGCGCCTCGGCATCGACCCCGCCGTGGCATCCGCCGTGTTCGTGACGACGGTCACGGACACGATGGGCGCGCTCCTCTTCATCGGCATCTTCAACCTGCTATCCGCCGCGCTCGGCCTCGCCTGAGGCCGGTCCCGCCCGAATCGACGAGCCATGATCCTCTCGACCTACGACTACGGCGACGAAACCCCCGCCACCCAGCTCACCCCCCGCCAGCTCCGCGCCGCCCTCGCCGACCGGGGCGGCACGCTCTGGGTGGACGTCCGCGCCCCGACGGACGCGGACGCCGCCGTCCTGGCCACGTCCCTCCGCCTGCCGCCGCCCGTCGTGGCCTGGCTGTGCCACGCCGCCCCGCGGCCGGACGTGCCGCCCGCCGACAACGTCACCGTCGCCACGCTCGTCGACGTCGGCGGCGAGCTCGACATCGTCCTCGGCCCCAACCTCGTCGTGACGCGCGACCGCGGCAGCCGGAGCCACGCCGAGCACCTCGCCCCGGCCGGCGCGGCGCCGCCGCTCCAGTCCGGCGCCGACGGCTTGGCGGCCCATCTCGTGAGGCTCGGCGCCGCCAACCTCGAAGCGGCATCCGCCACGCTCAGCGGCACGGTCGCCGCCGCCCTCACCGACGCCGCGCGCCGGCCGGGCGAGGCCGGCACGGCGCTGCACACCGTCCAACGCCGCGCCGCCGCGCTGGCCGACGCCGTCGCCGCCGACCAGGCGGCGGCCCATACGCTGCGGGCCGCCGGGCAGGTGCGCGACGCCGCGCGCACGGCGCTGGACGGCGTGCTGGTCGAGCTGGCGGACACGGCGTCCGACGTCCAGGCCGCCGTGGATCGGGTGCGGTCGGCAGCGCCGAGCGCGGAGTTGCTGGCGCTGGCGGCGATTGCGCGGGACATCGCTTTCATCAAGTGGGCCATGATCATCCGGTTCGTGCTCCGGATCGTGGTCATCATCGGCTTGGTGGGGTGGTTCCTGAACGGAATGCCCGGCTGGCCGCGATGAGTTTGGTATAACATTGGCCGGCAGCCACTGCATGGGCCGGCAGCCACCGGCGCGACCGATCCCGGCCGGCTTCGACCCACGGAATCGTCCTTCCCCAACCCTTCTGGAGACAGCATGTCGACCGACTACGCCCTCCGCGACCCAAGCGACTACGTCCACGAGCAGAAGTACCTGACGGCGCGCATGCTCGAGATCGAGGCCGGCCTCGGCCGCGTGGCCGCCGAGACCGGCACGCCGACGCCGATCACCGAGCGGCTCGACACGCTCGACCGGGCGCGCGAGCTCGTGGCGGACATGTACAAGCAGGTCCAGATCCGCTCGCTGGAGGCGGCCGTCGCGGCGCAGATGACGTGGCTCGACGGCGTCGACGCGCGCCAGACGCGCACGGACGGTGAGCCCAAGAACGTCATGACACGCGTCGAGGTCGACCGGGCGCTGTTGAACGACATCCTGGCGGGGTGGCGCGCGTCTCAGGCACGCTAGGGCGTGCTCGATCGCATCCGGCGGGACGCCGCGCGCGACATCCTGGCGGCGGCGCTGCGCGCGGTGGATGCCGGCGACGCGGTCCGGCGCGCGCTGACGATCGACGGCGACCGCTTGCACGTCGGCGGGCGACCGCCGCACGGGGCGCACGTCACGCCGGACGGGCGCACGGACGTGGGCCGTCACGACGTCCACGACACGGCCCACGTCCAGGATGGCCGGCGGGACGAGGCTGGCCATCCGCTCCGCGACGTCAACGACGTCGGCCGACTCACCCACGACCCCACCGCCATCGACCTTGCGGCAGTCGACCTTGCGGCAGTCGACCGCATCTTCGTCGTCGCCGCCGGCAAGGCGGCGCGGCCGATGGTCGAGGCGGCAGAGGACGTCCTGGGCGGCCGGGTCCACGCCGGCATCGGCGTCGGCGGGTCCGACGCACGCGGAACGACGGCCTCCACGACGTTCTACAGCGGTGGCCACCCGCTCCCCAACCCATCCAGCCTGATGGCCGCGCGCCACATCCAGCGCCTCCTGGCCGACACGACGGCGCGCGACCTCGTCCTCGTCCTCCTCTCCGGCGGCGCTTCGGCGATGCTCGAGCTGCCGCCCGGCCGGCTGCCGCTCATCGAGATCGCTGCGGCCGCGAGCACGCTGCTCTCGTGCGGCGCCGCCATCGACGAGGTGAACGCCGTCCGCAAGCACCTCTCGGCCGTCAAGGGCGGCGGCCTGCTGCGCCTCGCCGCCCCGGCCCGCGTGATCACGCTGGCCATCAGCGACGTGATCACGCCGCCCGGCGGCGACGAGGCGGCGACGATCGGCAGCGGCCCGGCGTCACCCGACCCGACGACGTTCGCCGACGCCGGCGCGGTCCTGAGCCGCTACGACCTCTGGGGAGCGCTGCCCGCCGCGCTCGGCGACCACATGCGCGCCGGCATGGCCGGCCACATCGCCGACACGCTCAAGCCCGGCGACCCGCTGGCATCCCTGGCCGCGTACCGCGTGATCGCCGACGGGTCGACGGCCGTCGCCGGGGCTGCCGCCCATGCGACCCACCTCGGCTACGCCCCGCTCGTCGTGACGACCCGCCTCACGGGCGAAGCGCGCGAAGTCGGCCGCGTCCTCGCCGCCATCGCCCTCGAGTGCCGGGCCGACGCGCGGCCCGCCCGCCCGCCGGCCTGCCTGATCGCTGCCGGCGAGACGACGGTCACGCTGCGCCGCCTCGGCGGCACCGGCGGCCGCAACCGCGAGGTCGCGCTGGCCGCCGCCCTCGCCCTCGACGGCGCCGACGGCATCACGCTCGCCACGCTCGCCACGGACGGCACGGACGCCACGCCCGGCGCGGCCGGCGCCGTCGTCGACGGCACGACCGCCGCCCGCGCCGCCGCCCTCGGCCGCGACGCCCGCGCCGCGCTCGATCGCCACGACAGCGGTCCGATCCTGGCCGCCCTGGACGACGCGATCGTCACGGGACCGACCGGCACGAACGTCGGCGACGTCACGATCGTCCTCGTCGACGCCAGGCCTTCGTCGCTCGACG
Above is a window of Candidatus Avedoeria danica DNA encoding:
- a CDS encoding VWA domain-containing protein, translated to MDSWQTALDVVSLNDRYHPPPPSSTPSPPPADTPPPTATPTLPATSSPTPTRSPSPTATPIPPSSTPTPTPPPSPIYLPLALRESCPRAQRRADVILVVDASTSMLDRDAAGTVKLTAAVEAARTFLGLLALDPAAPTTDQAALVAFNADATLLQPLTADRAALDAAFTRIAPSVQTCLVCAVEAAATELASSRHRTANTPAVVLLTDGRANPRPASEAVAAAATAKADGLIFFTVALGDDVDAEALAAIAAPAGRFFRSADGSGLTDIYAEVAVSIPCPVGSYWGKR
- the lepB gene encoding signal peptidase I; its protein translation is MSPIARRFFGCGLPFVLAVGALATCGLLFFSSRVVIHMVTMPDDGMAPLLEKGDEVFTTNTLIWSSEPLRGMVACLDRPEGFTFRRIVALPGDRVAVAGGIVLVDGVPHDPARNKRGTGPDQPEITLAAGQYFVVADDRDAADSRQWGAIARSDLVGEPQYYNRSGVGNRILLGRTGGTGIDRDWLVGPEQVKRSAAATATAEAERRP
- the mgtE gene encoding magnesium transporter: MTAALHRPPPRHLDDTLAAPPTLAEAARADTAAQVKAAAESGDMDEAFRLVATALEARDIETVAASLSALRPPDRVDVFENFDLDDQRQIIDELDDEEAAEILEELDDEEAAEVAEGLSTEQLAPILDLMESDEAADLLNDLPPAQMAELLEGMDDAAEAEVRTLLGHLDDTAGGRMTRDFVALAADDTVAASIERLRALEPGEEAAYYLYVGDAEGLLVGIVSLRQIIVAPPRARIGDLMHPDVIRVHVGDDQEAAAQLMQRYDLLALPVVDAHDRLVGVITHDDLVDVLAEEATEDMFRLVGLDEDERADDGIFTSVKNRLPWLALNLVTQLALVAVLAGFQGTLDKVVILSLLFPLVTGNGGNVGAQTTTLVVRSLALGEIDRQQIGRLLGKEVAQGLINGMAIGLLAGVVALLMNHFVVSTPVSPALIGGAVFLAMALNLAAGGLAGVVMPLTLERLGIDPAVASAVFVTTVTDTMGALLFIGIFNLLSAALGLA
- a CDS encoding DUF4147 domain-containing protein: MLDRIRRDAARDILAAALRAVDAGDAVRRALTIDGDRLHVGGRPPHGAHVTPDGRTDVGRHDVHDTAHVQDGRRDEAGHPLRDVNDVGRLTHDPTAIDLAAVDLAAVDRIFVVAAGKAARPMVEAAEDVLGGRVHAGIGVGGSDARGTTASTTFYSGGHPLPNPSSLMAARHIQRLLADTTARDLVLVLLSGGASAMLELPPGRLPLIEIAAAASTLLSCGAAIDEVNAVRKHLSAVKGGGLLRLAAPARVITLAISDVITPPGGDEAATIGSGPASPDPTTFADAGAVLSRYDLWGALPAALGDHMRAGMAGHIADTLKPGDPLASLAAYRVIADGSTAVAGAAAHATHLGYAPLVVTTRLTGEAREVGRVLAAIALECRADARPARPPACLIAAGETTVTLRRLGGTGGRNREVALAAALALDGADGITLATLATDGTDATPGAAGAVVDGTTAARAAALGRDARAALDRHDSGPILAALDDAIVTGPTGTNVGDVTIVLVDARPSSLDAAP